The segment GAGGCGGCGAGCCCCGAATCGCCGCCCGCATCCTTCTTCTCGGGGTTGAAGCCTACCGCATTCTCCTTTCGCCGCTGCTGGGCGGGTTCTGCCGGTACTCGCCGAGCTGCAGCCTCTATGCGGAGGAAGCCATCCGCCGCC is part of the Candidatus Methylomirabilis sp. genome and harbors:
- the yidD gene encoding membrane protein insertion efficiency factor YidD, whose protein sequence is MSTRTGCGVSPRGGEPRIAARILLLGVEAYRILLSPLLGGFCRYSPSCSLYAEEAIRRHGARRGGLLAVKRLARCHPFHPGGYDPVP